The Streptomyces sp. NBC_01142 genomic interval CCCGGTTCGCTCGGCTTCTCCTCGATCGACCCGGACCAGGCGTTCAACACCGCCGCGTCCTTTGTCGCCAACACCAACTGGCAGTCGTACTACGGCGAGCAGGCCATGGGCCATGTCGTGCAGACCGGCGGCCTTGCGGTGCAGAACTTCGTGTCGGCCGCCGTCGGTATCGCTGTCGCGGTGGCTCTGGTACGGGGTTTTGCCCGCTCCCGCACCGGTGAGCTCGGCAACTTCTGGTCCGACCTGGTGCGCGGTACCGTCCGGATCCTGATCCCGGTCTCGGTGATCGGGGCGATCGTGCTGGTCGCGTGCGGTGCGATCCAGAACTTCGCCGGCATCCACGAGGTCGGCCAGTTCACGGGCGGCACCCAGCAGTGGAACGGCGGCGCGGTCGCCTCGCAGGAGGCCATCAAGGAGCTGGGCACCAACGGCGGCGGCTACTTCAATGCCAACTCCGCCCACCCCTTCGAGAACCCGAACCCGCTCTCGAACCTCTTCGAGATCTTCCTGATCCTGCTGATCCCGTTCGCGCTGACCCGCACGTTCGGCAAGATGGTCGGCTCCCTCAGGCAGGGGTACGCGATCCTCGCCGCGATGGGCGCGATCTGGATCGGCCTCACGGCGCTGATGATGTGGACCGAGTTCCATCACGGCGGCCCGGCGTTCGACATCGCCGGCGGTGCGATGGAGGGCAAGGAGACCCGCTTCGGGATCGGCGGCTCGTCGATCTTCGCGGTGGCCACCACGCTCACCTCGACGGGTGCGGTCAATTCCTTCCACTCCTCGTTCACCGGCTTCGGCGGCGGTATCACCATGCTGGGCATGCAGCTCGGCGAGATCGCGCCCGGCGGTGTGGGCTCCGGCCTCTACGGCATGCTGATCATGGCGATCATCGCGGTGTTCATCGCGGGCCTGATGGTCGGCCGCACCCCGGAGTATCTGGGCAAGAAGATCGGCACCCGCGAGATAAAGCTGGCGGCCTGCTACATCCTCATCACCCCGGCGCTGGTGCTCTGCTTCACGGCCGCGGCGATGGCGCTGCCCACTCCCGTCACGTCGATGACCAACTCGGGGGCGCACGGCTTCTCCGAGATCCTGTACGCCTACACCTCGGGTGCCAACAACAACGGCTCGGCGTTCGCGGGTCTGAACGCGGACACGCAGTGGTTCAACACCACCATCGGTCTGGCGATGCTGCTCGGCCGGTTCCTCCCGATGGTGTTCGTCCTGGCGCTGGCCGGCTCGCTCGCCGAGCAGAAGCCCGTCCCGGCCACTGCGGGCACCCTGCGCACGGAGAAGCCGCTGTTCACCGGGCTGCTGGTCGGCACGATCCTGATCATCACCGGTCTGACCTACTTCCCGGCCCTGGCGCTGGGTCCGCTCGCCGAAGGGCTCGCGTCATGAGTCCCGACATCAAGAAGCTCGAGGAGCCCGGCTCCATGTCCACCGCCACTTCGACCCGGGCGCCGCACAGCGACGTGCCCACCGGTCACAAACCCGACAGTGCACGTGTGGGCGGGGGGCTGTTCGACCCCAGGCAGCTGCTGAAGTCCTTCCCGGACGCGATGCGCAAGCTCGACCCGCGGGTGATGGTCAAGTCGCCTGTGATGTTCGTGGTCCTGATCGGCTCGGTCGTCACCACCGTGCTGGCGCTGAAGGACCCGACGGACTGGTTCGGCTGGGCGATAGCCGGCTGGCTGTGGCTGACCACGATCTTCGCCAACCTGGCGGAGGCGGTGGCCGAGGGCCGCGGCAAGGCCCAGGCCGACACCCTGCGCAAGGCGAAGACCGACACCGTCGCGCGCCGCATGGCCGGCGCGACCGAGGAGCGGGTGCCGGGCACCGAGCTGCGCATCGGTGATCTGGTGGTCTGTGAGGCGGGCGACATCATCCCCGGCGACGGTGACGTCGTCGAAGGTGTGGCGTCGGTCGACGAGTCGGCCATCACCGGTGAGTCCGCTCCGGTGATCCGTGAGTCGGGCGGTGACCGCAGCGCGGTCACCGGCGGTACGAAGGTCCTCTCCGACCGGATCGTCGTCAAGATCACGACGAAGCCGGGCGAGACGTTCATCGACCGCATGATCGCTCTGGTCGAGGGCGCGGCCCGGCAGAAGACGCCGAACGAGATCGCGCTGAACATCCTGCTCGCGTCGCTCACGATCGTCTTCCTGCTGGCGGTCGTCACGCTGCAGCCGTTCGCGATCTACGCCAAGGCCGAGCAGTCGATGATCGTGCTGACCGCTCTGCTGGTCTGTCTGATCCCGACCACCATCGGGGCGCTGCTGTCCGCGATCGGGATCGCCGGAATGGACCGGCTCGTGCAGCGCAACGTCCTGGCGATGTCCGGTCGTGCGGTCGAGGCGGCGGGCGATGTGTCGACGCTGCTGCTCGACAAGACCGGCACGATCACCCTCGGCAACCGCCAGGCCGCCGAGTTCGTCCCGGTCAAGGGCACCACCGAGGCCGCACTGGCGGACGCCGCCCAGCTCTCCTCACTCGCCGACGAAACACCCGAGGGCCGCTCGATCGTCGTCCTGGCGAAGGAGAAGTACGGCCTGCGCGAGCGCCACCAGGGCGAGCTCGAGGGCGCCGACTGGGTACCCTTCACCGCCCAGACCCGCATGTCGGGCGTCGACCTGGTCGAAAACGGCGCCGGGCGCAAGGTACGCAAGGGCGCGACCGGATCGGTCGTGGCCTGGGTGAAGGAGCGGGGCGGCAGTGTCTCCCCGGACGCGCAGACGCTCACCGACCGGATTTCCCAGGCCGGCGGCACGCCGCTGCTCGTCGCGGTCGAGGACGACAAGGGCGCCCGGGTCCTGGGGGTCATCCACCTCAAGGACGTCGTCAAGGACGGCATGCGGGAGCGGTTCGACGAGCTGCGCCGCATGGGCATCAAGACGGTCATGATCACGGGTGACAACCCGCTGACCGCGCGTGCCATCGCGCAGGAGGCCGGCGTGGACGACTTCCTTGCCGAGGCCACCCCCGAGGACAAGATGGCGCTGATCAAACGCGAGCAGGCCGGCGGCAAGCTCGTCGCGATGACCGGCGACGGCACCAACGACGCACCCGCGCTCGCCCAGGCGGACGTCGGCGTGGCCATGAACACCGGCACCTCGGCCGCCAAGGAGGCCGGGAACATGGTGGACCTGGACTCCAACCCGACCAAGCTCATCGAGATCGTCGAGATCGGCAAGCAACTCCTGATCACCAGGGGTGCGCTCACGACCTTCTCGATCGCCAACGACGTGGCGAAGTACTTCGCGATCATCCCCGCGATGTTCGCCGTCGTCCACCCGGGCCTGGACAAGCTCAACATCATGAACCTGTCCTCGCCCCAGTCCGCGATCCTCTCGGCGGTCATCTTCAACGCGCTGATCATCATCGCGCTGGTGCCGCTCGCCCTCAAGGGCGTGCGCTACCGGCCGACCAGCGCCGACAAGATGCTCCGCCGCAACCTGGGGATCTACGGGCTCGGCGGCCTGATCGCCCCGTTCATCGGCATCAAGCTCATCGACCTGCTCATCTCCCTCATCCCCGGAATCGGCTGATCGCCATGAACAACTCCGTAGGAAGCACCGCACGGCTCATCGGGGCCGGGCTGCGCGCCCTCCTCGTCCTGACCCTGATCTGCGGCGTGATCTACCCGCTGGCCGTCACCGGCGTTGCACAGGCCCTGTTCAACGACAAGGCCAACGGCTCCGAGATCAAGTCCGGGGGCAAGGTCGTCGGCTCCGAACTCATCGGCCAGACCTACAACCTGCCGAAGAAGAACCCCGACGACGCGGAGGAGGCCGCCCGCCCGGACCTGAAGTGGTTCCAGCCGCGCCCGTCCAACGGCCTGGGCTCCAACAGCGTCAACACCCAGTACTCGCTGATCCTGTCCGGCGCGACCAACCGGTCCGGCGACAACAAAGAGCTGATCCAGTGGGTCACCGACGCCAAGGCCGCCGTCGTCCAGGACAACAAGGCCAACGGCTACACACCCAAGCCCTCGGACGTGCCGGCCGACGCCGTCACCTCCTCCGGCTCCGGCCTGGACCCCCACATCTCCCCGCAGTACGCCAAGCTCCAGGTCCACCGGGTCGCCGAGAAGAACCACCTCGACGTCAAGCAGGTCGACAAGCTCGTCAAGGACAACACCGACGACCGGATCCTCGGCTTCATCGGCGAACCCCGGGTCAACGTCCTCCAGCTCAACATCGCACTCAAGGAGCTCGTCGCGAAGGGCTGACGTACCGCCGACCGGGCTGCGGCCCGTGGTGGTTCCGGGGTTCCGGGCCACTGCGGGACGCATCGGTGTCGCCCAGTGCGTCGGTGTACTCCCGTACGGATGAGGGCCGGGCGGCCCGCCCGGCCCCGTTCCGACGGGCATCAGAATCGCGTCAATACCCAGCTGACGGCCGTACCGTGTCCGATTTGTCGAAAAGGCTGGCCGTATGGTCGGCGGAGCATTTGCAGCTGTTTTCTGAAAGACAATGAGGCCATGGCACGCGGCAAGCTTCGGATCTACCTCGGTGCGGCACCCGGCGTCGGCAAGACCTACGCGATGCTCTCCGAGGCGCACCGCCGCGTCGAGCGGGGCACCGACTGCGTCGTGGCCTTCGTGGAGCACCACGGACGCACCCGCACCGAAGTGATGCTGCACGGCCTGGAGCAGATCCAGCGCCGCGAGCTCGCCTACCGCGGCACCGTCTTCACCGAAATGGACATCGACGCGGTACTCGAGCGCCGCCCCGCTGTCGCTCTTGTGGACGAACTCGCCCACACCAATGTCCCCGGCTCGCGCAACGCCAAGCGGTGGCAGGACATCGAGGAACTGCTCGCGGCCGGCATCGACGTCATATCCACGGTCAACATCCAGCACCTCGAGTCACTCGGCGACGTGGTCGACTCGATCACGGGTGTACGCCAGCGGGAGACCGTCCCCGACGAGGTCGTCCGCCGGGCGGACCAGATCGAGCTGGTCGACATGTCGCCCCAGGCGCTCCGCCGCCGGATGGCGCACGGAAACATCTACAAGTCCGACAAGGTCGACGCGGCCCTGTCCAACTACTTCCGCCCCGGAAACCTCACCGCCCTGCGTGAGCTGGCCCTGCTCTGGGTCGCCGACCGGGTCGACGAATACCTCCAGCAGTACCGCGGCGAGCACAACATCCGCTCCACCTGGCAGGCCCGTGAGCGCATTGTCGTCGGCCTCACCGGCGGACCCGAGGGCCGCACTCTCATCCGCCGCGCCTCCCGGATGGCCGCCAAGGGCTCCGGCAGCGAGATCCTCGCCGTCTACATCGCCCGCAGCGACGGACTGACCTCCGCGTCGCCCAAGGAGCTGGCGGTCCAGCGCACCCTGGTCGAGGACCTCGGAGGCACCTTCCACCACGTCATAGGCGACGACGTTCCGGCGTCCCTGCTGGAATTCGCGCGCGGCGTCAACGCCACCCAGATCGTGCTCGGCTCCAGCCGCCGCAAGACCTGGCAGTACATCTTCGGCCCCGGCGTCGGCGCGACCGTCGCCCGCGACTCCGGGCCGGACCTCGACGTCCACATCGTCACGCACGACGAGGCGGGCAAGGGCCGGGGACTGCCCGTCGCCCGTGGCGCCCGCCTCGGCCGCTCCCGGATCGTCGCCGGCTGGCTGGTCGGCGTCGCCGGGCCCGTACTGCTGGCGCTGCTGCTCACCCACGTCGACGCGGATCTCGGCCTGGCCAACGACATGCTGCTGTTCCTGTCGCTGACCGTCGCTTCGGCCCTGCTCGGCGGACTGCTTCCGTCCCTGGCCTCCGCCGCCTTCGGTTCCCTCCTCCTGAACTACTACTTCGCGCCGCCGCTGCACCAGTTCACGATCTCCGACCCCAAGAACATCGTCGCGATCACGGTCTTCTTCGGCGTGGCCATGTCGGTGGCCTCTGTCGTGGACCTGGCCGCCCGCCGCACCCACCAGGCCGCCCGGCTGCGCGCCGAGTCCGAGATCCTCTCCTTCCTGGCCGGCAGCGTGCTGCGCGGCGAGACCACGCTGGACGCCCTGCTGGAGCGGGTCCGCGAGACGTTCGCCATGGAGTCCGTGGCGCTGCTGGAGCGGCAGAGCGATGTCGAGCCCTGGACCTGCGCGGGCAGCGTCGGCCCCAGCTCCGTGACCCGCCCCGAGGACGCGGACGTGGACATGCCGGTCGGCGACGACATGGCGCTGGCCCTCTCCGGCCGTGTCCTGCCCGCCGAGGACCGCCGGGTGCTGGCCGCCTTCGCCGCCCAGGCCGCCGTCGTACTCGACCGTCAGCGGCTGGTCGGGCAGGCGGAGGAGGCCCGCAGGCTCGCCGAGGGCAATCGCATCCGTACGGCACTGCTCGCCGCCGTCAGCCATGATCTGCGTACCCCGCTGGCCGCCATCAAGGCCGCCGTCTCCTCGCTCAGGTCCGACGACGTCGCCTGGTCCGAGGAGGACGAGGCCGAACTGCTCGAAGGGATCGAGAACGGCGCCGACCGCCTCGCCCATCTCGTCGGGAACCTCCTCGACATGTCCCGGCTGCAGACGGGCACCGTCACCCCGCTGATCCGTGAGACCGACCTCGACGAGGTGGTCCCGATGGCGCTCGTCGGCGTACCGGACGACAGCGTCGGGCTGGACATTCCCGAGACGCTGCCCATGGTGGCCGTCGACCGGGGCCTGCTGGAGCGGGCGGTGGCCAACATCGTCGAGAACGCCGTCAAGTACAGCCCGGACGCGACACCCGTCACCGTGGCCGCGAGCGCGCTCGGCGAGCGCGTCGAGCTACGGGTCGTGGACCGTGGCCCCGGAGTGCCCGATGACGTGAAGGAACGGATTTTTGAACCGTTCCAGCGCTACGGTGACGCTCCACGCGGCGCCGGAGTCGGCCTCGGCCTCGCGGTCGCGCGCGGCTTCGTGGAAGCCATGGGCGGCACCCTCACCGCCGAGGACACCCCCGGCGGCGGCATGACCATGGTCCTCACGCTCAACGTGGCGCCCGGACACGCTCCGGTCAGCCCCGACCTTCCTGCCCGGGTCACCTCATGACCGGGACGACGGCACCATCGGCGACATCGGCAGCGACATCAGCAGTGGCATCAGTACAGAAAGGCAGGCCCGCAATGACCCGGGTGCTCGTGGTCGACGACGAGCCGCAGATCGTGCGCGCCCTCGTGATCAACCTGAAGGCGCGCAAGTACGAGGTGGACGCGGCCCCCGACGGTGCGACCGCGCTCCAGCTGGCCGCGGCCCGGCACCCCGACGTCATCGTTCTCGACCTCGGTCTGCCCGACATGGACGGTGTCGAGGTGATCAAGGGGCTGCGCGGCTGGACCCGCGTCCCGATCCTGGTGCTCTCCGCCCGCCACACCTCCGACGAGAAGGTCGAGGCGCTCGACGCCGGAGCCGACGACTACGTGACCAAGCCCTTCGGCATGGACGAGCTGCTGGCCCGGCTGCGCGCCGCGGTCCGCCGGGCCGAGCCGCTCGGCGGCGGTGAGGACGACGTCGTGATGGTCGAGACCGAGGGCTTCACCGTCGATCTCGCGGCGAAAAAGGTGCACCGGGACGGACGTGACGTACGCCTTACCCCGACCGAGTGGCATCTGCTGGAGGTTCTCGTACGCAACACCGGCCGGCTGGTCAGCCAGAAGCAGCTGCTTCAGGAGGTCTGGGGGCCCTCCTACGGCACGGAGACCAACTATCTGCGGGTCTACATGGCCCAGCTGCGCCGCAAGCTGGAGGCCGATCCCTCGCACCCCAAGCACTTCGTCACGGAGCCCGGCATGGGATACCGCTTCGAACGTTGATCCGGTACGGGTGGTGGCCGGTACGCTTTCGGTATGAGCGCTGTACCCCGTTCCGAGAAGCCGGACAAGTCGGCAAAGCCCGCCGGCCGCTTCCGCCGTATGCTCGACCGGCTGTCCACCTCCCAGGAGGACCTCGAGTCCGAGGAGCTCCAGGAGGATGCGGAGGCATCGGGGTGTATCCGCATTGCCGAGTGCAGTGACCGCCAGATAGTAAGGGTGACTGGTACTTTGCGCACGGTCACCCTGCGTCCGCGCGCGGGCGTGCCCGCGCTGGAGGCGGAGCTCTTCGACGGTACGGCCCCGCTGGACGTCGTCTGGCTCGGCCGGCGCTCCATAGTGGGCATCGAACCGGGCCGCAGGCTCATAGCCTCGGGCCGGATATCCATGAGCCACGGCCGCCGTGTGCTGTTCAATCCCAAATACGAACTCCGACCGCTCGGACAGGAGTAGCCGGTGACGTCTCTCGACAAGCCGACCACCACGACGAACGACCAGCAGCAGCCGGACAGCCACGACGCCAAAGCCGTCACGGAGGCTGCGCTGTTCGAAGCCTTCGGCGGCGTGCGCGGCATGGTGGAGACGGTCCTGCCCGGACTGCTCTTCGTCACGATCTTCACGATCAACAAGGACCTCCATATCGCGGCCGTCGCGGCCCTGGCGGTCTCGGTGCTGCTCGTCGCGGTCCGGTTGATCCGCAGGGACACCGTCAAGCACGCCTTCAGTGGCGTCTTCGGGGTGGCCTTCGGCGTCGTCTTCGCGATGATGACCGGCAACGCCAAGGACTTCTATCTGCCGGGCATGATCTACACCCTCGGCCTGGCCCTCGCGTACATCGTGACGACGATCGCGGGCGTCCCGCTGATCGGCCTGATCCTCGGTCCGGTCTTCAAGGAGAACCTCTCCTGGCGGACGCGTAACCCCGGCAGGAAGAAGGCCTACGCCAAGGCCAGCTGGGCCTGGGGCCTGATCCTGCTCGCCAAGTGCGCGATCCTTTTCCCGCTCTACTGGTGGGCCGACACCGCTCAGCTCGGCTGGGTGCTGGTGGCGCTGAAGATCCCGCCGTTCCTGCTCGCGGTGTACCTGACCTGGGTGTTCCTGGCGAAGGCGCCGCCGCCCATCGATGTCTTCGCCGAGATGGAGGCCGAGGAGCGCGCCGAGAAGGAGCGCGAGGCGGCCGCCCGGCGGAGCGAGGGGTAAGCACCACGTACGCGAGGGGCCCAGGACCGCATGCGGTCCTGGGCCCCTCGCGTACGTCTCCCGAGCGTCAGCTCGAGGGCTCCTCCTCGCGGCGGACCGAGAGCAGGTCCTCCAGCTGCTCCTCGCGGGCCTGGGCAGCGACGAACAGCAGCTCGTCGCCCGCCTCCAGCGTCTCCTCGGAGCTCGGCGTCAGCACCCGTGAACCGCGGATGATCGTGACCAGCGTGGTGTCCTCCGGCCACGCCACATCGCCGACCGAGGTGCCGGCCAGCGCCGACTCCGGGGGCAGCGTCAGCTCGACCAGGTTCGCGTCGCCGTGACTGAAGCGGAGCAGCCGTACGAGATCGCCGACGCTCACCGCCTCCTCCACCAGCGCCGACATCAGACGCGGGGTGGAGACCGCCACATCGACGCCCCACGACTCGTTGAAGAGCCATTCGTTCTTGGGGTTGTTGACCCGGGCCACCACCCGCGGCACCCCGTACTCGGTCTTCGCGAGCAGCGAGACGACCAGATTGACCTTGTCGTCACCGGTTGCCGCGATCACGACGTTGCAGCGCTGCAGCGCCGCCTCGTCCAGCGAAGTGATCTCGCACGCGTCCGCCAGCAGCCACTCGGCCTGTGGCACCCGCTCCACCGAGATGGCGGTCGGCGCCTTGTCGACCAGGAGCACCTCGTGCCCGTTCTCCAGCAGCTCGGCCGCGATGGAACGGCCCACCGCGCCGGCGCCCGCAATAGCGACCCGCATCAGTGACCGCCCTCCTCAGGGCCCTCGGCGAAGGCCGCCTCGACCTTCTCGATCTCGTCCGTACGCATCATCACGTGGACGAGATCGCCCTCCTGCAGCACGGTCTGCGACGTCGGCAGCACCGCTTCGCCCAGCCGGGTGAGGAAGGCGACGCGCACGCCGGTCTCCTCCTGGAGGGTGCTGACTTTGTGACCGATCCAGGAGGCCGCGGTGTGTACTTCGGCAAGCTGTACGCCGCCGCTCGGATCGCGCCACAGCGGCTCCGAGCCGGACGGCAGCAGCCGCCGGAGCATCTGGTCGGCGGTCCAGCGGACCGTGGCGACGGTTGGGATGCCCAGGCGCTGGTACACCTCGGCGCGCCGCGGGTCGTAGATCCGGGCCGCGACATTCTCGATGCCGAACATCTCGCGCGCCACCCGGGCGGCGATGATGTTGGAGTTGTCGCCGCTGCTGACCGCGGCGAAGGCGCCGGCATCCTCGATCCCGGCTTCGCGCAGCGTGTCCTGGTCGAAACCGACCCCGGTGACGCGGCGGCCGCCGAACCCGGAGCCCAAGCGGCGGAAGGCCGTGGGGTCCTGGTCGACGACGGCGACCGTGTGCCCCTGCTGCTCCAGGGTCTGCGCGAGAGCGGCTCCCACTCGCCCGCATCCCATGATGACGATGTGCACGACCGTCCTTCCGGCTGTCAATGGTCTTTGCTCAGGCTTAACAGGGTCTCAGACCGCTGCCCAAGCTACACACACGCGGTCCGCCCCGGGACCCCTGCGTGACGGGAGCGGGAGATTCCGCGCAGGAAGGGGGGTGGTGGGTGGGCCTGGCCGATTCCGAACGCTTACGATCCTCTGCGTGCCCAAACTGACCGACGTGCCCAAACGGATCCTGATCGGGCGGGCGCTGCGCAGCGACCGACTGGGGGAAACGCTCCTCCCCAAGCGCATCGCCCTCCCCGTCTTTGCCTCCGACCCGCTCTCCTCGGTGGCGTACGCGCCGGGTGAAGTCCTTCTGGTGCTCTCCATCGCGGGTGTGTCGGCCTATCACTTCAGCCCGTGGATCGCGGTTGCCGTCGTGGTGCTGATGTTCACCGTGGTCGCCTCCTACCGGCAGAACGTGCACGCCTACCCGAGCGGTGGCGGCGACTACGAGGTCGCCAACACCAACCTCGGGCCCAGGGCCGGTCTCACCGTCGCCAGCGCCCTGCTGGTCGACTACGTCCTCACGGTGGCCGTGTCGATCTCCTCCGGAGTGGAGAACCTCGGCTCCGCGATCCCCTTCGTCGTCGAGCACAAGGTTCTCTGCGCCATCGGGATAATCGTGCTCCTGACGCTGATGAACCTGCGCGGCGTGAAGGAGTCGGGCAAGCTCTTCGCCATCCCGACATACGTCTTCGTCGCGGGCGTGTTCATCATGATCGCCTGGGGTGCCTACAAGGGCCTCGTCCTCGACGACACGATGAAGGCACCGACCGCCGACTTCACCATCAAGGCGGAGCAGGAGGGCCTGGCAGGCTTCGCCCTGCTCTTCCTGCTGCTGCGGGCCTTCTCCTCCGGCTGTGCGGCCCTGACGGGTGTCGAGGCGATCAGCAACGGCGTCCCGGCCTTCCGCAAGCCGAAGAGCAAGAACGCCGCGACCACGCTGCTGCTGATGGGCGGCCTCGCCGTCACCATGTTCTGCGGCATCATCGGCCTGGCCATGGCCACCGATGTGAAGATGGCCGAGCAGCCGGCGCACGATCTGCTCCAGAACGGCACCCCGGTGGGCGACGACTATGTCCAGGACCCGGTGATCTCCCAGGTGGCTGCCGCCGTCTTCGGTGACGGGACGTTCTTCTTCATCGTGCTCGCCGCCGCCACCGCGCTGGTGCTGTTCCTGGCCGCCAACACGGCGTACAACGGCTTCCCGCTGCTCGGTTCGATCCTCGCGCAGGACCGCTACCTGCCGCGCCAGCTGCACACCCGCGGCGACCGGCTCGCCTTCTCCAACGGCATCGTGCTGCTGGCCGGCGCCGCCATCCTGCTGGTCTGGGTCTACGGCGCCGACTCCACCAAGCTGATCCAGCTGTACATCGTCGGTGTCTTCGTCTCCTTCACGCTCAGCCAGACCGGCATGGTGCGGCACTGGAACCGCCATCTGAAGACCGAGAAGGACGCTGCCAAGCGCCGCCACATGATCCGCTCCCGCGCGATCAACACCTTCGGAGCCTTCTTCACCGGCCTGGTGCTCGTCGTCGTACTCGCCACCAAGTTCACGCACGGCGCCTGGGTGGCGCTGCTGGGCATGGTGATCTTCTACGGGACGATGTCCGCGATCCGCAGGCACTACGACCGGGTGTCGGAGGAGATCGCGGCTCCGGACGAGCCGAGCGACGACACCGTGCGCCCCTCACGTGTGCACGCGATCGTGCTGGTCTCCAAGATCCACCGGCCGACCCTGCGTGCCCTCGCCTACGCCAAGCTGATGCGCGTCGACAAACTCGAGGCGCTCAGCATCAGCGTGGACGCC includes:
- a CDS encoding APC family permease is translated as MPKLTDVPKRILIGRALRSDRLGETLLPKRIALPVFASDPLSSVAYAPGEVLLVLSIAGVSAYHFSPWIAVAVVVLMFTVVASYRQNVHAYPSGGGDYEVANTNLGPRAGLTVASALLVDYVLTVAVSISSGVENLGSAIPFVVEHKVLCAIGIIVLLTLMNLRGVKESGKLFAIPTYVFVAGVFIMIAWGAYKGLVLDDTMKAPTADFTIKAEQEGLAGFALLFLLLRAFSSGCAALTGVEAISNGVPAFRKPKSKNAATTLLLMGGLAVTMFCGIIGLAMATDVKMAEQPAHDLLQNGTPVGDDYVQDPVISQVAAAVFGDGTFFFIVLAAATALVLFLAANTAYNGFPLLGSILAQDRYLPRQLHTRGDRLAFSNGIVLLAGAAILLVWVYGADSTKLIQLYIVGVFVSFTLSQTGMVRHWNRHLKTEKDAAKRRHMIRSRAINTFGAFFTGLVLVVVLATKFTHGAWVALLGMVIFYGTMSAIRRHYDRVSEEIAAPDEPSDDTVRPSRVHAIVLVSKIHRPTLRALAYAKLMRVDKLEALSISVDAAETKALQAEWDRRGINVPLKVLDSPYREITRPIIEYVRGLRRESPRDVVSVVIPEYVVGHWYEHLLHNQSALRLKGRLLFTPGVMVTSVPYQLVSSEAAKKRARKRQEWNAPGSVRRGPVDRRPKEPSGKS
- a CDS encoding TrkA family potassium uptake protein, with amino-acid sequence MHIVIMGCGRVGAALAQTLEQQGHTVAVVDQDPTAFRRLGSGFGGRRVTGVGFDQDTLREAGIEDAGAFAAVSSGDNSNIIAARVAREMFGIENVAARIYDPRRAEVYQRLGIPTVATVRWTADQMLRRLLPSGSEPLWRDPSGGVQLAEVHTAASWIGHKVSTLQEETGVRVAFLTRLGEAVLPTSQTVLQEGDLVHVMMRTDEIEKVEAAFAEGPEEGGH